The genomic DNA TCGTGCTCTTCTTCCCTGCGACTTCCCGCCGACCAGGTGCTCCGAGCGCGCGCGGCTCCCTCGCGGCGCGGCCCCGACCCCGAGCTCACGCGGCCCCGACCCCGAGCGCGCGCGGCTCCCTCGCAGGCGCGGCGCAGCGCAGGTCCTTCGCGGGTATGTCTTCCTCGGTCTTCAagttcctcttctcctccccttcctctgttTTTAAAGGCATGACTCCTTGTTGGACATGGCTGCCGACAGCCCCTCTTTATTCATATAAAATGCAACATTTCATGCACATCACATGGGTAGGGCCTGCTACTGTGATTAGGACATTAGATCCTCTATTTATTTGTTAATGGCACTGCTTCACATGCTAATTGCTCTGACTTATGTGCTAAAGTTATTTGTTTTATACAACTAGACAACTGCTCCGTTTTATATGCAGAACTGATTGTAGGGGTGCTATTGCTGCTGCTTTTCCATGTGCATGActtataattttatttattcatGAAGACATGTACTTACTTTTGTGTTACTGGTATTTGCTCACCTGCTGTCCTGACCCATGCTATTTGCTAACTGCTCATTAACTTGTATGAAATATGCAGCTGATAGCTCAATGGCGAGTCCAACTTCTGCCAATGGCGAGTATGATCCCAAGATTGATCCTGCCCGGAAGCCACCAAGATCAACTGACCCAGGGTGGAAGTATGCATATTGGCCGGACCTTGAAAACAAAGATAAGGTGGAATGCTTGCTATGTGGTGATCATTTTCGTGGAGGGATAAAAAGGCTCAAGCAGCATTTGGCAGGTGGCTATGGAGATGCAAAACTGTGTCCAAAGTCAACCAGTGAATTAAGGAAGGAGATGACAGCTTACATTGAATCCAACAAGAGAAAAAGACCAATATACCTAggtgaagaggaggaagaagtggTGGAGGTGGCAGCAAATGGGTCTGCGGCTGTACATGAGAATGAAGCTTCTGTTGTGGAGTCTCAAGCCTCCAAGGTGCAGCCTAAGCCTAGTTCAGGTACAGCAGCCAAAAGAAGGCAAGCAACCTTACAATTCAAGGCAAGTGACAACAAGAAAAAACCACAGACAAAGGCACCCAAATCTGTTGTTGAGATGATGCGGAAAACACCAGAAGAGATGGTGGATGAGAGACTTGCAGAGTCTTATCAGCCCACAATTGTGTCCATTACAAAaagtaaggaagagaaggaaTATGTGGATATGCAGTGGGCTCTGTTCTTCTATGAGTGTGGGATACCTTTTAATGCAGCAGCTTCTAGGCAATTTCATATTGCAGTCGAGGCCACAGCACAATATGGTTCAGGGTACAAGCCTGTGACACCTTATCAGTTGGGGGAGCCATTGCTTCAAAAGGACGTGAAGGCAACAAGCACTATGAGGGAGGATCATGAGCGGGCATGGAAGCATTACGGGTGCACACTCATGTCCGATGGTTGGTCTGATAAGAGGGGACGCCACCTTATTAACTTCTTAGTGAACAGCCCAGAGGGTACTTACTTTTTGGAGTCCATTGATGCATCAAGTGAAGTACATGATGCAAACATGCTTGCTGATTTGCTAGAGGAAAAAATTGAGGGCATTGGGAGAGACAACGTTGTTCAAGTTGTCACAGATAATGGTGCCAACTTCAAGGCAGCAGGCAAGCTTCTGATGGAGAGGATTCCTACGATGTTTTGGAGTCCATGTGCTGCACATTACTTGGACCTCATGCTGGAAGACATAGGAAACTTGAAGGAGTTCAAGAAACCTATTGCACGTGCAAGGCGTGTGACAACTTTTATATACAGACATGGAAGAGTCCTTAGTGCCATGAGGGAGAAGACTGGTGGGGCTGGCATTGTGAGAGCTGCAGCCACTCGTTTTGCAACTTCATTTCTTACTCTGAAGAGCATGTATAAGCACAAGGATGAATTGAAGTCTTTATTTGTTAGTCCTGTTTGGACTGGGAACAAATTGGCAAAGACCAAGGCTGGTCTTGATGTGCATGACATTATCCTCTCCACACAGTTTTGGAATTCAGTGGAAGATTGCCTTAGAGCATCAGCCCCACTCCTTATTGTGCTTAGGGTGGTTGATGGAGATGAGAGGCCAGCTATGCCGGAGGTTCAAGCATTAATGAAACATGCAAAGGAGAAGATAACTCAAAGCTTTGCCATCCAAACCAAGAAGAGTTTGCTCAAGAGTATCATGGCCATAATTGAGCGACGTTGGGAGAAACAAATGGATCACCCACTATATGGGGCTGCAATGTATTTGAACCCAGGGAAGCTACATCCTCTCAtaagagatgatgatgatgcaactGTTGGACAGCTAAGAGGTTGCTTTCTTGATGTGCTTGCAAGAATGGTGGAAGATGAGGATACTAGAGACAAAATCAACGCTCAAGCAATGGATTATGAATACCTTAGAGGAAATGCTTTTTCAAACAAAATGGCCAAAGACAACATTGCAACAATGAGCCCTCGTAAGTGTTGCTGTTCTATTTTAATTTCAGCAAGGGTACATTATGGAAATTTAATTCCAGCAGCAAGTGAGCATTATTTTCAGTCCTAGGTCCTAATATATGATTGTATTTGTTATTCTAGTTGAGTGGTGGCGTTCTTATGGTGACCGAGCTATTGAGCTACAAAGATTTGCTAGGCGTTTGGTGAGTCTTTGTGCCTCATCATCTGGATGTGAGCGCAATTGGAGTACGTTTGAATTTGTGAGTTTCTCCTCATTTGACAACTATTGTTAGTTTGTTATCAATATTTTCAGCAAatagtttatttatttattgctACATTCTATATCTTACTTTGTAGATCCACACAAAGAAAAGGAACCGGTTTTTGCATAAGAGGCTGAATTCTATTGTCTTTGTTTCCTACAACCGAAAGATGAAAGCTAGGTTCCAAAAACTACGCCACAAGAAGGGGAAGAACTTTGATCCTTTGGTTGTCGAGGACTTCAGTTGGGACAATGAGTGGGCTGACTCATTGCATGTAGCCCCTGAAGGAGCGCGTGGGTGTGAGTGTGACCTTACATGGGACCTTGTGGATAATGCTGTTGGAGCATCACAATCACTTCGTGGTCGAAAATTACCAAGAAGAGCCCACAACGTGTATTCAAGAAGAAATTCACCACATATTGTTGAAGGGGAGTTGGGTTCAGAAAATGAAGaggaagaaaatgaagatccACATGATGATGCAGATGTCACAGATTCTGAGGAGCCTAATGGTGCCAATAATGGTGGAGAACAAGTGGAGGCAGCAACCAATATTCCAGGAGAATTTGATGATGGCTATTGAGACTCGAGAGATGGGAGAGTTCAAAACTCCATATAACCTATCTATTTTGCTAGTTCACATATCTGCTGCCCTAGCAGCAAGTACTAGTTAATATTATGCCACTAGAACCTAGTTTGTGGCTATTTCAGATTTGATATTGTCCTAAATTATGTTCTGCTGCTACTTGGTGCCTTGCTGTTTTGCTACCTTATGGCGTGCACTGTGCACTACTGCACTAGTACTGATTAGTATGTTATTATAAGGTTATGAATTGGCATATTAAGTGTTGACTTGCTTCTGAATTTTTTGTTGCACTATATATTAATATTCTtacaaggcgtcgcctaggcgaacGCCTAATTCGCCTAGGCAGCTAGGCGGTGGTTACTCGCCGCGCTTCGCCTTACCGCCTTTAAAACCATGGAATTGGCAACAAACGAGGTATGTATGTGCTGCACTAGTGTATAAAATTCTAGCTTACAACGCCTAAGCAATGTGTgtatggcgtcgcctaggcgtccgccACAAACGCCTAGGCGTTGTGAAGGGGGTCgggcgccgcgcctcgccgcgtCGCCTCAAAAACATTGGTAAGTCTTATGTTAATGCTTCTATGGTGACTGTCCGCCTACCTCAGCTCACTTGATGCTGACCTCTGTATACAAACTTTATTAGGGAAATTGAAAGATTTAGTAGAAATAAGTTAAACCCTATTGGCATGTGTAGCCCTTTTGCTGTGTTATATCGACTGGTAGAAATCAAGGACCACCAAGTTATAAATCACTATAAGGTCATATTACAGGAATGCTGGATAGATAAATCACTATAAGCTTCATGACATATCATTGTCATTTTATTTATTGCATATAACAATTACTTACCAACTTTACAAGGAAGTGAGGTTTGTTCTGTGCAGTGTGCTATTCCTTTTGCACAAAAACTACAATTGCAAGCTGAACTCATGTTGCTCCGCCAATGTTTTTGCATTGAGAACATAGTAAAATTTTGAGTTGCGATGATTCATGTTACCTTTTTGCTTCCATGATTCACTTTCACATACTACTGTCTACTCATATCCTATGATGCTGACTAACTAGCATTCTTATTTTATCTGCAGCCATCAAATATGGGCAGCTTGGACATGTATGCGAAAACAAAGATCTTGTGAGTGGTTCTTGGGAAGGACGATCAAGCTTTGTTGCTATCTGAGTGTTATTCAGCCTGCTACTGATACCGCTGGAGGAACTTTTTGTAAATACTATTAGCATTTAGAATCTTCCAGTTTCTGCCCCGACAATATCCTAATTCAGTAAGGCTGATCCAGATGACCACTAGAGGAACTTACGTTTGTCTTTCGTGTCAAAATAACCAGACCTAATTCTGTTTGAAGTTGGACTAATGTTATTTACAGTCCAGGGCATTATGCTTGCCAAGGTGGTATCTTTTGAGATGTGTTTCTCGTTTGAGAGCCAAGTTTACATCCTTTGCTGTGGTGAAAAACTGCAGATAGGAGCTAGACCAATTCATTCATTCCATCAAAACTACAACTTATTTGTGCTTCAAGATTTCTTTTGCCTGTTAGACTGAAATCAGTTGATAACCGGAAATGTTTGACATGTTGGGAACTATATATAGGCTGCAAAATTACCTGACAAAATGATCTGGCTCTGGAAAgaataaaaaaaagcaaaaaaaaaaaaagaagcggtATGGCATTAACCCACCGATGACTT from Panicum virgatum strain AP13 chromosome 7N, P.virgatum_v5, whole genome shotgun sequence includes the following:
- the LOC120681668 gene encoding uncharacterized protein LOC120681668; the encoded protein is MASPTSANGEYDPKIDPARKPPRSTDPGWKYAYWPDLENKDKVECLLCGDHFRGGIKRLKQHLAGGYGDAKLCPKSTSELRKEMTAYIESNKRKRPIYLGEEEEEVVEVAANGSAAVHENEASVVESQASKVQPKPSSGTAAKRRQATLQFKASDNKKKPQTKAPKSVVEMMRKTPEEMVDERLAESYQPTIVSITKSKEEKEYVDMQWALFFYECGIPFNAAASRQFHIAVEATAQYGSGYKPVTPYQLGEPLLQKDVKATSTMREDHERAWKHYGCTLMSDGWSDKRGRHLINFLVNSPEGTYFLESIDASSEVHDANMLADLLEEKIEGIGRDNVVQVVTDNGANFKAAGKLLMERIPTMFWSPCAAHYLDLMLEDIGNLKEFKKPIARARRVTTFIYRHGRVLSAMREKTGGAGIVRAAATRFATSFLTLKSMYKHKDELKSLFVSPVWTGNKLAKTKAGLDVHDIILSTQFWNSVEDCLRASAPLLIVLRVVDGDERPAMPEVQALMKHAKEKITQSFAIQTKKSLLKSIMAIIERRWEKQMDHPLYGAAMYLNPGKLHPLIRDDDDATVGQLRGCFLDVLARMVEDEDTRDKINAQAMDYEYLRGNAFSNKMAKDNIATMSPLEWWRSYGDRAIELQRFARRLVSLCASSSGCERNWSTFEFIHTKKRNRFLHKRLNSIVFVSYNRKMKARFQKLRHKKGKNFDPLVVEDFSWDNEWADSLHVAPEGARGCECDLTWDLVDNAVGASQSLRGRKLPRRAHNVYSRRNSPHIVEGELGSENEEEENEDPHDDADVTDSEEPNGANNGGEQVEAATNIPGEFDDGY